GATTCACTCTCGTCGGCGCTGTCGCGCCGGCCGTTCGACGCTGTCGCTTCCGCCGTCGCTCGACCCCGCGGTTTCCGCTGCTCTCGTCGGACCGTTGCTCCCGCCGGGTCGCTGACCTCGTCGATTCGCTCCCGCCGCCGTTTCCGAGATTCCGTCGCTCGGTCGACACCGGCGTTTCCGCTGTCTCGGTTCGGTCGGCGATGCGCCATCACCGAGACCGACTACTTCCCGATGCCCTGCGACCGCAGCGGAGTTCGAAACCGACGCATAAACGGCCGACATCGTTCGACTCTTCGAACGGTTACCGAAGGCGCAATCGCGGATTTCCGTCCGTAATGGGGCGTTTGGTCGGGTCGATGCGGCGGACCGCCTCCGACCGGACCGTCGAACCCGAATCCGTAAATCTCCCGAACGAGTAAGGGGAAGCATGCAACCGACGCTGTCGCGACTGGTCGTCCTCCACGGCGGGCCGGTCGCGAGCCCCGACCCGACCTTCGTCGCGCTGCTCGCGCTGGCAGGTCTGGGCTCCGCGGTCGTGCTCGGCCTCGCGCTCGCCGCGCTGGTCCGGCGGCGCTCGCGGTCGTACCTGCTGGTGACGCTGGCGCTGGCGACCCTGCTGGCCCGGACCGGGGTGGCGGTGCTGTCGCTCACCGGGTCGGTCGCCGCCGGGTCCCACCACCTGCTCGAACACGGCCTCGACGCGGCGATGGCCGCGCTGGTCGTCGCGGCCGTCTACGACGCCCGCTCGGCCCGGAAGGCGGCGAGCGACCGGACGGAGTCGCGCGTCCGGAGCGACGGCGGGCGCACGCGAGAACGCGAAACCGAGGTCGACCGGGAGGGCCGGCGATGAACGCGACGCGCCGCGCCATCGCCGACCACGTCCGGGCGAACCCGGGCGTCCACTTCAACGCGGTGGTCCGGGGGCTCGACGTCGCGCCGGGCCAGGTCCAGTACCACCTCCGGCGGCTCCGCGACGAGGGCGAGGTCGTGGCCGACGAGGTCCAGGGCCGGACCCACCTCTACCCGCCGGCGTACGGCGACTGGGAGCGGTCGGCGCTCGCGATGTTCCGGCGCGAGACCGCGCGCGACGTGCTGGCCCACCTGCTCGACGCGGGCGAGACTACCCCCGCCGCGCTCGCCGACGAACTGGACCTCGCCCGGAGCACGGTCGAGTGGCACCTCGACAACCTGACCGACTACGACCTGGTCGAGAAGCGCCGGGAGGGCAACCGGGTCTTCCTCGAACCAGCCCGACCGGCGGCCACCGCCGACCTCCTCGGCGAGATAACCCCGTCGCTACCCGAGCGGCTGGTCGACCGGTTCGCGAACCTGGTCGACGGACTCGTCGAGGAGGGATGAGGGTCGACGGACTCGTCGAGGAGGGATGAGGGTCGACGGACTCGTCGCAGCGAGGTGAGGGTCGATGGCCCCGCCGAAGCGGGGTGAGCCGGTAGACCGGGACGTCGCTCCTCGCCCGCTCTCGGCAGTTATCCGTCCGGTTCTCGGTCGAAACGACGACGCCACCGGTAGAAACGTCAAACCGTTTATTGCAGAGAGGGTTGATTGCGAGCGATCGGCGGCGGTCTCCCGGAGGGAATCACTCCCGACTCCTCTCGATGCCCTTCCGTCTCGGCCGGTCCTCCCGTCGCGCGGCGGAGGTCCGTCCTGCCGGACGATTCGGTCGCCGGTCGCGTCCGGAAAGGAAATCGTCATAGGTCGGGACTTGTAAAGGCCTGCAAGGATGACCAAGGAGGGTTCCGATGCGCGTAATCATCGTCGGGGCGGGTGAGGTCGGGTCGTCCATCGCGGCCAGCCTCGCGGACGCCCACGAGGTGGTCGTGGTGGACACCGACCCGGAGCGCGTGGACACGCTGACCTACTCGCTCGACGTGCTCGCCATCGAGGGCGACGGCACGTCGCTCGCGACGCTCCGGGAGGCGGGCATCGGCGACGCGGACATGATAATCGCCAGCACCGACGACGACGAGACCAACCTGGTGACCTGCGGCACCGCCAAGACCGTCGACGACCCGTTCACCATCGCCCGGGTCAAGAACGTCGACTACCTCGAGACCTGGCAGCACGCCGCCGACCGGCGGGCGTTCGGCGTCGACTTCATGGTCTGCACGAACCTGCTCACCGCCGAAGACATCGTTCGCGTCGTCGGCCTCCCGGCGGCCCGCGACGTCGACCCGTTCGCGGGCGGGACGGTCCAGATGGCGGAGTTCGCCGTCGGCGATGGGAGCCCGGTCGCCGACCAGACCGTCCGGGAGGCCGACCGGTTCGACTCGCTGACGTTCGCGGCGCTGCTCCGGAACGGCGACGTCGAGATCGCCCGCGGGGAGTCCCGCATCCGGGCGGGCGACAAGGTGGTCGTCATCGGCAGCCCCGAGAGCGTCCAGGCGTTCGCCCGCGAGGTCGCGCCCGCCGAGACGCCGTCGGGCAGCGAGGACCTCGTCATCATCGGCGGCAGCGAGATCGGCTACCACACCGCACGGGAGCTCGAGGAGCGGGGGCTCCACCCCCGACTCATCGAGCGCGACCCCGACCGCGCCCGGGAACTGGCCGAGAAGCTGCCCGACACCGTGGTGATGGAGAGCGACGCGACCGACGCCGAGTTCCTCGCGCGCGAGCACGTCGACGAGGCCGACGCCGTGGTCACGACGCTCGAGAGCGACGAGAAGAACCTGCTGGTGTCGGTACTCGCCAAGCGACTCGGCGCCGACAGGACCGTGGCGGTCGTCGAGACCGCCGAGTACGTCGACCTCTTCGAGACCGTCGGCGTCGACGTGGCGGTCAACCCCCGCGAGGTCACCGCCGAGGAGATCACCCGGTTCACCCGCGAGCTCCACACCGAGAAGGTCGCGCTTATCGAGGACGACAAGGCCGAAGTGCTCGAGATCGAGGTCGACGGCGACAGCGTCCTCATCGACCGGCCCATCCGGGAGGCGGTCGCGGACCTGCCCGACGGGTTCGTCATCGGCGCCATCACCCGCGAGGGCCGGTTCATCGTCCCGCGGGGCGACACCGTGATCGAGCCGGGCGACCACGTCGTCGCGTTCGCGGAGCGCGACGCCCTGGAGGCCATCAGCGACCGACTGTAGGAGTACACAATGGTGAATCTCAGGGTCGACTGGCGGGCCAGCGTGGCGCTCGTCGGCACGGTGATGAAGTGGCTGGCGGTAGCGATGGTGTTCCCGCTCGCGCTGGCGGCGTTCTACGGCGAGGGGCTGGTCACGTTCCTCGCTGCGATGACCGTCGCGGTCGCGGCGGGCTGGAGCCTCGAACGACTGGACGACGACCCCGACCTCGGCGCCCGCGAGGGGTTCCTGATGGTGGGGCTGACGTGGCTCGCGGTCTCGGTGGTCGGCGCGCTCCCCTACGTCATCGCCGGCCAGGGGACGATCGCCCACCCCGTCAACGCCCTGTTCGAGTCGATGAGCGGGTTCACGACCACGGGCGCGACCGTGATGGGCGACATCGGCTTCGACACCCATTCGCGGGCGCTGATGATGTGGCGCCAGCAGACCCAGTGGCTCGGCGGGATGGGCATCGTGGTGCTGGCGGTCGCCATCCTGCCGGAGCTGTCGGTCGGCGGCGCTCAGCTGATGGACGCCGAGGCGCCCGGTCCGGGCATCCAGAAGCTCACGCCCCGGATCGCCGAGACCGCCCGCGCGCTCTGGAAGGCGTACCTCGGCATCACCGCATTGGAGGTCGTCCTGCTGATCGGTCTCAACGCCGTCGGCGTCGCCCCGAACGTGACCGTCTACCAGGCGGTCGCCCACGGATTCACCACGATGGCGACCGGCGGCTTCTCGCCCGCGGCCCGAAGCATCGAGTACTTCTCGGCCGCGGTCCAGTGGCTCATCGTCCCGTTCATGGTAGCGGCCGGCACCAACTTCGCGCTGTTCTGGCACGCGCTCAACGGCGAGCCCGAGGCGTTCGGCGAGGACACCGAGTTCCGGTTCTACGTCGGCGTGCTGGCGGTGTTCACCGGACTGACCGCGGTCCTGCTGTTCACCGGTGGTACCCTCCAGCCGACCCGGGTCGGTCCACTCTCCGGGAACCTCGAGCAGTCGGTCCGCCACGCGGTCTTCCAGGTCGTCTCGCTCGTGACGACCACGGGGTACGCCAGCATGGACTTCGCGCAGTGGGGCCGCCCGGCCCAGTACGTGCTGTTCGTGGCGCTGTTCGTCGGCGGGTCGGCCGGGTCGACCGGCGGGGCGGTCAAGATCGTGCGGTGGCTCGTCATCCTCAAGTCGCTCAAGCGCGAGTTGTTCACCACGGTCCACCCCGAGGCGGTCCGTCCGGTCCGGCTCGGCGGCCGCGCGCTCGACGAGCGCGCGATTCGGGGCATCTACGCGTTCACCCTGCTCTACCTGGTCATCTTCTTCGCCGCGACCACGCTGGTGTACGTCGACGCCGCCCGCGTCGGACTGGACCTCATCGCGCTCGACGCGATGAGCGCGGTGGCCGCCACGCTCGGCAACGTCGGGCCGGGGTTCGGCATCGTCGGGCCGATGGAGAACTACCGGCCGTTCCCGAACAGCACGAAGCTGTTCATGGTGTTCCTGATGTGGATCGGCCGGCTCGAGATCCTTCCGGTGCTGGTGCTGCTGACGCCGGCGTACTGGCAGTCGTAGCGACAGGGTGCTACGGTTAGCGCCGTTCGATGTGCGACGCGCTTCGGGGAACCTGAACTGGCGTTGGCGGTGAGGACCGCGGTCGTCAGCCGAACTCCTTATTACCGAGCCTATAGAGGTTCGACACCGATGAATTTCAATTTTCTAGACGTGTTCGGAGGCAGTTGGAAATCGAACCTTGACGACGTTATCGGATACACATCGAGCCTCGCCTTCCTCGGAAGAACGCTGAAATATCTGTCTGTCACGCCGCTACTGCCTACCCTCGTCGCCCTCTATTACGGCGAGAGCCCGGTCCCCTTTCTGGCGACGTCCGGCGTGATGATCGGCCTGGGACTGGCGCTCGAACGGTTACAGTCGGAGCCGAATCTGGGCCACCGCGAGGCGTTCCTGTTCGTGAGCCTCACGTGGTTCGTCGTCCCGCTCGTCGGGATGCTCCCCTACCTGATAGCGGGGCAAGGGACGGTCGCCCATCCCGTCAACGCCCTGTTCGAGAGCATGAGCGGGTTCACGACCACGGGGTCGACCGTACTCGCGGAAATCTCGTTCGAGCGCCACTCGCGGTCGATACTCATGTGGCGGCAGCTGACGCAGTGGCTCGGCGGGATGGGGATACTGGTGCTCATGGTCGCGATACTCCCGGAACTATCGGTCGGGGGAGCCCAGATCATCCGAGAGGAATCCCCGGGACTGTCGATCGAGAAGCTCACGCCCCGCATCCAGGATACGGCCCGCGCTTTATGGGTCATCTACCTCGGATTCACGATCGCGGCCGTCGTCGTGTACTTCGGGCTCAACCGCCTGGGAATGGCGCCGAACATGGATTTCTACAACGCCGTCGCCCACGCGCTGACCACCCTCCCGACCGGCGGGTTCTCGCCCGAGGGCCGGAGCGTCGAAGCGTTCGCGCCGATCGTCCAGTGGGCGGTCGTCTTCTTCATGGTGGTCGCCGGGACGAACTTCGCCCTCTTCTGGTACGTCTCGGAAGGCGAGCCGCGGCGACTGACGCACAACGCGGAGTTCCGAACGTACCTCGCCGTGATGGCCGGTATCAGCGGGCTCTTCGCGGTGTTGCTGTTCACCGGCGCCGGCCTCGCGGAGGTGCCGACCCGGATCGCGCCGCTGGCGGGCGACGTCGAGAACGCGCTCCGGCAGGCGGTGTTCCAGACCGTCGCCATCGTCACGACCACCGGGTACGCGAGCATGGACTTCAACACGTGGGGCGAGTCGGCCCAACTCGCGCTCCTCTTCGCGATGTTCCTCGGCGGGTCGGCCGGGTCGGCGGCCGGCTCGGTCAAGATAATCCGGTGGTACCTGATCCGGAAGGCGATGACGCGGGAGGTGTTCACGTCGATCCACCCCGAGGCGGTCCGCCCCATCCGGGTGTTCGACGACGTGGCCGACGAGGACGTCGTCAACAGCGTGCTGGTGTTCGTGCTGCTCTTTATCGCCATCTTCGCGGTCTCGACCGTGCTGATCTACGTCGACAGCCTCCGGATCGGGC
This region of Halorussus rarus genomic DNA includes:
- a CDS encoding winged helix-turn-helix transcriptional regulator; translated protein: MNATRRAIADHVRANPGVHFNAVVRGLDVAPGQVQYHLRRLRDEGEVVADEVQGRTHLYPPAYGDWERSALAMFRRETARDVLAHLLDAGETTPAALADELDLARSTVEWHLDNLTDYDLVEKRREGNRVFLEPARPAATADLLGEITPSLPERLVDRFANLVDGLVEEG
- a CDS encoding DUF7471 family protein, translated to MQPTLSRLVVLHGGPVASPDPTFVALLALAGLGSAVVLGLALAALVRRRSRSYLLVTLALATLLARTGVAVLSLTGSVAAGSHHLLEHGLDAAMAALVVAAVYDARSARKAASDRTESRVRSDGGRTRERETEVDREGRR
- a CDS encoding TrkH family potassium uptake protein encodes the protein MVNLRVDWRASVALVGTVMKWLAVAMVFPLALAAFYGEGLVTFLAAMTVAVAAGWSLERLDDDPDLGAREGFLMVGLTWLAVSVVGALPYVIAGQGTIAHPVNALFESMSGFTTTGATVMGDIGFDTHSRALMMWRQQTQWLGGMGIVVLAVAILPELSVGGAQLMDAEAPGPGIQKLTPRIAETARALWKAYLGITALEVVLLIGLNAVGVAPNVTVYQAVAHGFTTMATGGFSPAARSIEYFSAAVQWLIVPFMVAAGTNFALFWHALNGEPEAFGEDTEFRFYVGVLAVFTGLTAVLLFTGGTLQPTRVGPLSGNLEQSVRHAVFQVVSLVTTTGYASMDFAQWGRPAQYVLFVALFVGGSAGSTGGAVKIVRWLVILKSLKRELFTTVHPEAVRPVRLGGRALDERAIRGIYAFTLLYLVIFFAATTLVYVDAARVGLDLIALDAMSAVAATLGNVGPGFGIVGPMENYRPFPNSTKLFMVFLMWIGRLEILPVLVLLTPAYWQS
- the trkA gene encoding Trk system potassium transporter TrkA, with translation MRVIIVGAGEVGSSIAASLADAHEVVVVDTDPERVDTLTYSLDVLAIEGDGTSLATLREAGIGDADMIIASTDDDETNLVTCGTAKTVDDPFTIARVKNVDYLETWQHAADRRAFGVDFMVCTNLLTAEDIVRVVGLPAARDVDPFAGGTVQMAEFAVGDGSPVADQTVREADRFDSLTFAALLRNGDVEIARGESRIRAGDKVVVIGSPESVQAFAREVAPAETPSGSEDLVIIGGSEIGYHTARELEERGLHPRLIERDPDRARELAEKLPDTVVMESDATDAEFLAREHVDEADAVVTTLESDEKNLLVSVLAKRLGADRTVAVVETAEYVDLFETVGVDVAVNPREVTAEEITRFTRELHTEKVALIEDDKAEVLEIEVDGDSVLIDRPIREAVADLPDGFVIGAITREGRFIVPRGDTVIEPGDHVVAFAERDALEAISDRL
- a CDS encoding TrkH family potassium uptake protein, with product MNFNFLDVFGGSWKSNLDDVIGYTSSLAFLGRTLKYLSVTPLLPTLVALYYGESPVPFLATSGVMIGLGLALERLQSEPNLGHREAFLFVSLTWFVVPLVGMLPYLIAGQGTVAHPVNALFESMSGFTTTGSTVLAEISFERHSRSILMWRQLTQWLGGMGILVLMVAILPELSVGGAQIIREESPGLSIEKLTPRIQDTARALWVIYLGFTIAAVVVYFGLNRLGMAPNMDFYNAVAHALTTLPTGGFSPEGRSVEAFAPIVQWAVVFFMVVAGTNFALFWYVSEGEPRRLTHNAEFRTYLAVMAGISGLFAVLLFTGAGLAEVPTRIAPLAGDVENALRQAVFQTVAIVTTTGYASMDFNTWGESAQLALLFAMFLGGSAGSAAGSVKIIRWYLIRKAMTREVFTSIHPEAVRPIRVFDDVADEDVVNSVLVFVLLFIAIFAVSTVLIYVDSLRIGLELSAIEAVSASIATLGNVGPGVGVVGPMNSFRRFSWASKLYMVFLMWIGRLEILSVLVVLSPAYWRT